The Campylobacter suis genome includes the window ATCTATGATAAAACGCATAGGCCAAGATGAGAAAAAGCCAATTAGTATATTTATCGATGAGGCTCAGCGTGTCATAAGCGAGGAGAGCGACCTTCACGCCGATGTGCTAAGGGAGGCACAAGCCGAGCTTATACTAGCCTTTCAAAATGAAGATGTGCTAAAAAACAGCCTAGGAAGCGACACGAAATACAAACAACTCGTCGGCAACCTAAGCCATCAGTATTTTTTCAAAAATTCACAAAAACAATATGCCGGTGGCGAGTATAAAAGCTTTAGCAACCTTGAGAAATTTGAGTGCTATTATGGTGGCGAGACCTTTAAAACAGAGCCACTATTTATCAGCGTTAATGAGCAGTTAAAAGCTGAATATATTTATCAAATTTTAAATCGCGTACAGCGTGATTATGGTGATAAGAGGCTAAAATCACGCGACATTTTAGTCTATAATGAAGCAATATATAAAAACTACCGCCAACTTATCGTAAAAAACATAAGAGGCGGACAAGCGCGTTTTTGCGTACATCTAAGCAATCAAAGCAAACATAGGCTTAACCGCCTACTTTCGGTAGCCTAGACCCACGAAGTTTATGGTATAATCTACCATAAACTTTCATTTTAAATCATTTCGGTCAAGTTAAAATTTCAGCAAAACAAGGGGGGGGGTGGAGAGTGAAAATACTACACGCGACAGATCTTCACTATAACGCTGTTTGGTTTGAGTATCTTAAGAGCGTGGAGGCTTGCTTTGAGGCCATTTGTATAAGTGGCGACTTGCTAGATGAGTGCAGTGATGTGAGTTTATATGATCAAATTTTAGACATTAAGGCGTGGCTTGGCAAGTTTTCAAAACCCGTATTTGTCTGTAGTGGCAACCACGATATAAGCTTGCTTTATGAAGAGGGCTGGATAAATGAGATGGCAAATGTTTATGGCGATGATAGTATCATCACGCTAAATGGCGTTTGCTTTGGCTGTGTGCCTTACGTGGGGGCAAGTCTTGATAAATTTAGCGAGTGCGATGTACTTTTAGCTCATGTTCCGCCGTATAAAACGCCCGTTTCAAGGGATATAAAAAGCGGGAGAGACTATGGAGATAAAAGCCTTTTTAGCGCAGTTGATGAAGGTGCGATAAATCCTAAAGTGCTACTTTGCGGACATATCCATGAGCCAAAAGCAAATGTTTGCAAGCTAAAAAATACCACGATTTACAACCCCGGCTGTGAGTTTGGCAAAAGTACACCAAAAATTTGCGAAGTGGTGGTGTGAGCTTGTTTTACGCTAAATTTTTAAAACTTGTAAATGTTTAAAAGCAATATAGGTGATTTTAGCCTTAGCGACCACTGTTTATAAAAATCCTACAAAATTTTTCCCAGTCATGCAGATATATGATACTCTCAATAAGATTGCCATTTTCATCCTCTATGCCACCGTGTGTAGAACCAATGCTTTTTTCACACCAAAACTCATAAAAAGGAAGCTTTTTTATATCGCTTTTTAGCACCCCTATAACACCTTGGTGATTTATCACCTTTAGTCCAAAGTATGTCTTTTTGCCTACCATATCTTCTCTCATAATATACCTTTTTAAATATTTATTTTTATGCTTTATTTATCTCTTCTATCATCTGCATTATGCTAAGCGATCTAGTGTCTATATCATCATCTTCGCTAAACATTCTATGCTCGCTATGTTTAAACGGCTCCACAACCTTTATATACTCATATATTTCATTAAAGTCTAAAATTTTGCCATGTAGATCATACCCGACATTCATCGCGCGACCCTTTATAGGAGCCATATTTGCGTGCAAATGCCCGTATAGATGGATGCTTGATCTATGTCCGCTATTCCACTCAACTATCGGGTAGTGAAACATCACAAGGCGGTGCTTATGCCCCGCATGCTCTATCACCGTGTCCTTATACTCGCAAATTTCTTCAAACAGCGCATTACCATCAAGCTTTTTTATGGATAGTAGTTCATCTTGTTTGGCCTTTATGGCTAGGTCGTGATTACCCAAAATAAGCACATGCTTGCCGTTTAGTTTTTTAAATATCGAGATATTTTTCTCCATATCCTTATGAAAGCTAATGTCACCAAGATTATACACGGTATCGGCAGGACTTACCCTGTCATTCCATATATTAATCAGCCTTTTATCCATCTCATCAACACTACTAAATCGCCTAAAACACGGGTGAAAGCCCATAACGCTACTATGCCCAAAATGCAAGTCGCTTGTAAAATATATCATCTCACCCTACATTTCAAAACTATGCGTTGTTTTTTTAGCCACATTCAAAGCGTCATATAGTTCCACTTTTTTAGCCATGCTTTCAAACACGCCACTTGGCACTAGGTAAGAGCTTACTATGTTGTGATTTAGTATAGCTACCACTTCATTGCCTGCTTCGCTGATGATTTGCGCGGGTGATTTTTTAAGCTCGCTTATGCTTGCTGTCAAATTTGCCTTTATCTCTTGCATTTAGTATCCTTTATAATTTTAAAAATTATACTAAATAAAGTATAAAATAACACTGAATGTCCAAAATG containing:
- a CDS encoding metallophosphoesterase family protein, with protein sequence MKILHATDLHYNAVWFEYLKSVEACFEAICISGDLLDECSDVSLYDQILDIKAWLGKFSKPVFVCSGNHDISLLYEEGWINEMANVYGDDSIITLNGVCFGCVPYVGASLDKFSECDVLLAHVPPYKTPVSRDIKSGRDYGDKSLFSAVDEGAINPKVLLCGHIHEPKANVCKLKNTTIYNPGCEFGKSTPKICEVVV
- a CDS encoding metallophosphoesterase; its protein translation is MIYFTSDLHFGHSSVMGFHPCFRRFSSVDEMDKRLINIWNDRVSPADTVYNLGDISFHKDMEKNISIFKKLNGKHVLILGNHDLAIKAKQDELLSIKKLDGNALFEEICEYKDTVIEHAGHKHRLVMFHYPIVEWNSGHRSSIHLYGHLHANMAPIKGRAMNVGYDLHGKILDFNEIYEYIKVVEPFKHSEHRMFSEDDDIDTRSLSIMQMIEEINKA
- a CDS encoding antitoxin, translated to MQEIKANLTASISELKKSPAQIISEAGNEVVAILNHNIVSSYLVPSGVFESMAKKVELYDALNVAKKTTHSFEM